One Streptomyces sp. NBC_00102 DNA segment encodes these proteins:
- a CDS encoding malate dehydrogenase, giving the protein MTRTPVNVTVTGAAGQIGYALLFRIASGHLLGPDVPVNLRLLEIPQGLKAAEGTAMELDDCAFPLLRGIEITDDANAAFNGANVALLVGARPRTKGMERGDLLSANGGIFKPQGKAINDNAADDIKVLVVGNPANTNALIAQAAAPDVPAERFTAMTRLDHNRAISQLAAKTGAAVSDIKKLTIWGNHSATQYPDIFHAEIAGKNAAEVVNDEVWLADTFIPTVAKRGAAIIEARGASSAASAANAAIDHVYTWVNGTAEGNWTSMGIPSDGSYGVPEGIISSFPVTTKNGSYEIVQGLDINEFSRARIDASVAELVEERDAVRELGLI; this is encoded by the coding sequence ATGACCCGCACTCCCGTGAATGTCACCGTGACCGGCGCGGCCGGCCAGATCGGCTACGCGCTGCTCTTCCGCATCGCCTCCGGTCACCTGCTCGGCCCGGACGTGCCGGTCAACCTGCGTCTCCTGGAGATCCCGCAGGGTCTCAAGGCCGCCGAGGGCACCGCGATGGAGCTCGACGACTGCGCCTTCCCGCTGCTGCGCGGCATCGAGATCACGGACGACGCCAACGCCGCGTTCAACGGCGCCAACGTCGCGCTGCTCGTCGGCGCCCGCCCGCGCACCAAGGGCATGGAGCGCGGCGACCTGCTCTCCGCCAACGGTGGCATCTTCAAGCCCCAGGGCAAGGCCATCAACGACAACGCCGCGGACGACATCAAGGTCCTCGTCGTCGGCAACCCGGCCAACACCAACGCGCTCATCGCGCAGGCCGCCGCCCCGGACGTCCCGGCCGAGCGCTTCACCGCGATGACCCGCCTCGACCACAACCGCGCGATCTCGCAGCTGGCCGCCAAGACCGGTGCCGCCGTCTCCGACATCAAGAAGCTGACGATCTGGGGCAACCACTCGGCCACCCAGTACCCGGACATCTTCCACGCGGAGATCGCCGGCAAGAACGCCGCCGAGGTCGTCAACGACGAGGTGTGGCTGGCCGACACCTTCATCCCGACCGTCGCCAAGCGCGGCGCGGCGATCATCGAGGCCCGTGGCGCGTCCTCCGCCGCCTCGGCCGCCAACGCCGCCATCGACCACGTGTACACCTGGGTCAACGGCACCGCCGAGGGCAACTGGACCTCGATGGGTATCCCGTCGGACGGCTCCTACGGCGTCCCCGAGGGCATCATCTCGTCGTTCCCCGTCACCACGAAGAACGGCTCGTACGAGATCGTCCAGGGCCTGGACATCAACGAGTTCTCCCGCGCGCGCATCGACGCGTCGGTCGCGGAGCTCGTCGAGGAGCGCGACGCGGTCCGCGAGCTCGGCCTGATCTGA
- a CDS encoding M4 family metallopeptidase has translation MTSSSRRSAARGSARRSRFAAPATFLVAASLAATALSASAPPASASAGAETAPHRIEARQRPEAKAVSLSPEQRRQLLDAAAAASSETARALRLGAQEKLVPKDVVEDADGTVHTRYERTYAGLPVLGGDLVVHDRAGVLSTTYATDAKLSVPTTEAGLPAAEAKKSALSAAAGEDTGKPVAGRAPRLVVWAQNGRPTLAWESVVTGVQEDGSPSELHVFTDAESGAVLDSAEQVESADGMSMYSGKVRIGSTRQEDGTYALVDPVSGHRTLDATAGPQGVLLTDEDDVWGDGTAADVQTAAVDAAYGAQTTWSFYRDRFGRNGIADDGRSSYSRVHYQAVAGTSLANANWQDGCFCMSYGDGGDGRHPVTSLDIAAHEMAHGVTSSTAGLGDYGESPALNEAISDMMAAAVEFYADSPQDVPDYMMAELDDLHGDGKPIRYMDRPSAAGISAVGYAPLDYWSPEAKRDEPHMLAGVGDHFFYLLAEGSGAKTINGVAYDSPTYDGLPVAGIGLTAATDVVYRALTVYMTSSTDYAGARTAMLQAAADLYGSGSDSYEAVANAWAAVNVGLRYVNHIALASLPTEPVSLGQPVHRRIVATSTRPGPLRYTAEHLPKGLSLDRTTGLITGTPKKTGTYRTTITLRDSAGDTRRLPVTWTVLRSGGDYFVNRTAFDIPQWGTAESPLVVTRRKGMAPSDLAVTVDLDHGFSNAQVIDLIAPDGTVIPVKAWGPWVLTPELHETYTVDASAFRADGTWTLRVQDATPGMFDIPGGHLQGWSLTF, from the coding sequence GTGACGAGCTCCAGCAGACGGTCGGCGGCGCGCGGGAGCGCCCGCCGCTCGCGGTTCGCCGCGCCCGCCACGTTCCTGGTGGCCGCCTCCCTGGCCGCCACCGCGCTGTCGGCCTCCGCGCCACCGGCCTCGGCCTCGGCCGGTGCGGAGACGGCGCCGCACCGCATCGAGGCGCGCCAGCGCCCGGAGGCGAAGGCGGTCTCCCTCTCCCCCGAGCAGCGCCGACAGCTGCTCGACGCGGCGGCCGCCGCCTCGTCGGAGACCGCTCGCGCCCTGCGGCTGGGCGCACAGGAGAAGTTGGTGCCGAAGGACGTCGTCGAGGACGCCGACGGGACCGTCCACACCCGCTACGAGCGGACGTACGCCGGGCTGCCCGTCCTAGGCGGCGACCTGGTGGTGCACGACCGTGCGGGCGTGCTGAGCACCACGTACGCCACCGACGCGAAGCTGTCCGTACCGACGACCGAGGCGGGACTCCCCGCGGCCGAGGCGAAGAAGTCGGCGCTGAGCGCCGCCGCGGGCGAGGACACCGGGAAGCCGGTGGCGGGCCGGGCTCCCCGGCTGGTCGTCTGGGCGCAGAACGGCAGGCCGACGCTCGCGTGGGAGTCCGTCGTCACCGGCGTGCAGGAGGACGGGTCCCCCAGTGAGCTGCACGTCTTCACCGACGCGGAGAGCGGCGCCGTGCTCGACAGCGCGGAGCAGGTCGAGTCCGCCGACGGCATGAGCATGTACAGCGGGAAGGTCCGGATCGGCAGCACCCGCCAGGAGGACGGGACATACGCCCTGGTCGACCCGGTGAGCGGCCACCGGACGCTCGACGCGACCGCCGGTCCCCAGGGGGTGCTGCTCACCGACGAGGACGACGTGTGGGGCGACGGGACCGCGGCGGACGTCCAGACCGCGGCGGTGGACGCGGCCTACGGTGCGCAGACGACCTGGTCCTTCTACCGCGACCGGTTCGGCCGCAACGGCATAGCCGACGACGGCCGCAGCAGTTACTCACGCGTCCACTACCAGGCGGTGGCGGGAACATCGCTCGCCAACGCCAACTGGCAGGACGGCTGCTTCTGCATGAGCTACGGCGACGGCGGGGACGGCCGGCACCCGGTGACCTCGCTGGACATCGCCGCCCACGAGATGGCCCACGGGGTCACCTCCAGCACGGCGGGCCTGGGCGACTACGGTGAATCGCCGGCCCTCAACGAGGCGATCAGCGACATGATGGCCGCCGCCGTCGAGTTCTACGCCGACAGCCCGCAGGACGTGCCCGACTACATGATGGCCGAGCTGGACGACCTGCACGGCGACGGCAAACCCATCCGCTACATGGACCGTCCCTCCGCGGCGGGCATCAGCGCCGTCGGGTACGCGCCCCTGGACTACTGGAGCCCCGAGGCCAAGCGGGACGAACCGCACATGCTCGCGGGCGTGGGGGACCACTTCTTCTACCTGCTCGCGGAGGGCAGCGGAGCGAAGACCATCAACGGCGTGGCGTACGACAGCCCCACCTACGACGGCCTGCCGGTGGCGGGCATCGGACTGACCGCCGCCACCGACGTCGTCTACCGCGCGCTCACCGTCTACATGACCAGCTCCACCGACTACGCGGGGGCCCGGACCGCCATGCTCCAGGCCGCCGCCGACCTCTACGGCTCCGGGAGCGACAGCTACGAGGCCGTCGCCAACGCCTGGGCGGCCGTCAACGTCGGGCTGCGCTACGTCAACCACATCGCCCTGGCCTCACTGCCCACCGAACCGGTGTCGCTCGGCCAGCCGGTACACCGTCGGATCGTGGCGACCAGCACCCGCCCGGGGCCGCTGCGGTACACGGCCGAGCACCTGCCCAAGGGGCTCTCACTCGACCGCACCACGGGTCTGATCACCGGTACGCCGAAGAAGACCGGGACGTACCGCACCACCATCACCCTCAGGGACTCGGCGGGGGACACCCGGCGGCTTCCGGTGACCTGGACCGTCCTGCGGTCCGGCGGGGACTACTTCGTCAACCGCACGGCCTTCGACATCCCGCAGTGGGGCACCGCCGAGTCACCGCTGGTCGTCACGCGGAGGAAGGGCATGGCCCCGAGCGACCTCGCCGTCACGGTCGATCTCGACCACGGGTTCAGCAACGCCCAGGTGATCGACCTGATCGCCCCGGACGGCACGGTCATCCCGGTCAAGGCCTGGGGACCCTGGGTACTCACCCCCGAGCTCCACGAGACGTACACGGTCGACGCCTCGGCCTTCCGGGCGGACGGTACGTGGACCTTGCGGGTCCAGGACGCCACGCCGGGCATGTTCGACATCCCCGGAGGCCACCTCCAGGGCTGGAGCCTGACCTTCTGA
- a CDS encoding M4 family metallopeptidase, translating to MRSPLISRLAIALTLTTVASASITGTAALAAPAPSGSHAQALPAQAAIVSAANSAAFAHAAETGLTGLSGLVATDVMTDRSGLRHVRFSQTFRGLPVVGADIVVHLSSNSGYLGVTRAADKPVSVPAVTAKVTTRQARAKAASVVPNGSAAAPRLVVRFHRGTSILAYQVGVSVGADAVASRAVLLDAVTGGVVSDAATLDEFISPKLESKLKALGERATPSPTASTAASAAPRLAAAYPAPAVGTGASMYDGTVTLNTTQTAASSYTLTDTTRGGAQVKNAKNKSLSEASVFTSSSAMTDTDDKWGSGTTSDTNTAGVDAQYGLTSTFDFYKNTFARSGIKNDGVGPHGVVHYARNYGNAGWSDGCWCMVYGDGDGSTFTKPLTQLDVTGHELTHGVVSSTAGLETDYDSAGNQIGEAGSLNESLADIFGSAVEFTTNNSTHAPNYLMGEQLGLAQGFLRRLDHPSLDKLEGTVDYWSTKAPSTEVHAGSGVSSHAFYLLAEGSGSKTIGGVSYSSATYDGSTVTGIGRDKAVAIFYQALTRYMVSSTDFHDARTATLQAAADLYGQTSTEYTTVNKAWAAVNVTATNG from the coding sequence ATGCGTTCTCCTCTCATATCCAGGCTTGCCATCGCACTGACGCTGACCACAGTGGCCTCCGCCTCGATCACGGGCACCGCCGCCCTGGCCGCCCCCGCGCCGAGCGGATCGCACGCCCAGGCACTTCCCGCCCAGGCCGCGATCGTGAGCGCCGCGAACTCGGCGGCCTTCGCGCACGCCGCCGAGACCGGTCTGACCGGGCTGAGCGGACTGGTCGCCACGGACGTCATGACCGACCGGAGCGGCCTGCGGCACGTGCGCTTCTCTCAGACCTTCCGGGGCCTTCCCGTCGTCGGTGCGGACATCGTTGTCCACCTCAGCAGCAACTCCGGGTACCTCGGCGTGACCCGCGCGGCGGACAAGCCGGTCTCGGTGCCGGCGGTGACGGCGAAGGTCACCACGCGGCAGGCCCGCGCCAAGGCCGCCTCGGTGGTGCCGAACGGCTCGGCCGCGGCGCCCCGGCTGGTGGTGCGGTTCCATCGGGGCACGAGCATCCTCGCCTACCAGGTGGGGGTGTCCGTGGGGGCGGACGCGGTGGCCTCCCGCGCGGTCCTGCTCGACGCGGTGACCGGCGGCGTGGTGAGCGACGCGGCGACCCTGGACGAGTTCATCTCGCCGAAGCTGGAGAGCAAGCTCAAGGCCCTGGGCGAGCGCGCCACACCGTCCCCGACCGCGTCCACGGCCGCGTCGGCGGCCCCGCGGCTCGCCGCCGCCTACCCCGCCCCGGCGGTGGGCACCGGAGCGTCGATGTACGACGGCACGGTGACCCTGAACACCACGCAGACCGCGGCGTCCTCGTACACCCTCACCGACACCACCCGCGGCGGCGCCCAGGTCAAGAACGCCAAGAACAAGTCCCTGTCGGAGGCGAGCGTCTTCACCAGCTCCAGCGCCATGACCGACACGGACGACAAGTGGGGCAGTGGCACCACCTCCGACACCAACACCGCTGGTGTGGACGCCCAGTACGGGCTGACCTCGACCTTCGACTTCTACAAGAACACCTTCGCCCGCAGCGGCATCAAGAACGACGGCGTCGGCCCGCACGGCGTCGTCCACTACGCGCGCAACTACGGCAACGCCGGCTGGAGCGACGGCTGCTGGTGCATGGTCTACGGCGACGGCGACGGCTCGACCTTCACCAAGCCGCTGACCCAGCTGGACGTCACCGGGCACGAGCTGACCCACGGCGTGGTGTCGTCCACGGCCGGCCTGGAGACCGACTACGACTCGGCCGGCAACCAGATCGGCGAGGCGGGTTCGCTGAACGAGTCGCTGGCCGACATCTTCGGCAGCGCCGTCGAGTTCACCACGAACAACTCCACGCACGCCCCGAACTACCTGATGGGCGAGCAGCTGGGCCTCGCGCAGGGGTTCCTGCGGAGACTCGATCACCCGTCGCTGGACAAGCTGGAGGGCACGGTCGACTACTGGAGCACCAAGGCCCCCAGCACGGAGGTCCACGCGGGGTCCGGTGTCTCCTCCCACGCCTTCTACCTGCTGGCGGAGGGCAGCGGGAGCAAGACCATCGGCGGCGTCTCGTACAGCTCGGCGACGTACGACGGGTCGACCGTGACCGGTATCGGCCGCGACAAGGCGGTGGCGATCTTCTACCAGGCGCTGACCCGGTACATGGTCTCCAGCACCGACTTCCACGACGCCCGCACGGCGACCCTGCAGGCCGCGGCCGACCTGTACGGGCAGACCAGCACGGAGTACACCACCGTGAACAAGGCGTGGGCCGCGGTGAACGTCACCGCGACCAACGGCTGA
- a CDS encoding serine/arginine repetitive matrix protein 2, with amino-acid sequence MKGGGAPRWNDETQRWETGDHPPPAVPPPLPASPPVAPAPPVAPPGAYVPPQPPEGPAGGYVHGPDGRGGFAVGTGGETGVEAGGGGLVGGFVGGFVGEVEPGDGVRVDGVREDGVREDGVGTVWQRITPLTAGLTVGVLAACTAALWFTLAKDDHHAAAQGTSASESASVEDTSGGPGAGEESPVEPIGEGPSPTDEETDPATAGPGYARVDDVEGGFTVVVPEEWQNRTEDDHGVYYTSADGTSLLQIWQVTGVGSALDAVRTASESRSASPGFQEISVEEVDSPDGGDAAELVYAYDHEATGTRRQVIDRVFTASDGKLYALLVAAPDTEWPLHEEILAEAVAGFAPRGPAH; translated from the coding sequence ATGAAGGGCGGCGGCGCACCGCGCTGGAACGACGAGACGCAGAGGTGGGAGACGGGGGACCACCCCCCGCCCGCCGTACCGCCACCGCTGCCCGCCTCCCCGCCGGTGGCCCCGGCCCCGCCGGTCGCGCCCCCCGGGGCGTACGTACCGCCGCAGCCGCCGGAGGGTCCGGCCGGCGGATACGTCCACGGCCCCGACGGGCGGGGCGGGTTCGCGGTCGGCACCGGCGGGGAGACCGGCGTCGAAGCGGGCGGTGGCGGACTTGTCGGCGGTTTCGTGGGCGGTTTCGTCGGCGAGGTCGAGCCCGGGGACGGCGTACGGGTGGACGGCGTACGGGAGGACGGCGTACGGGAGGACGGCGTCGGCACGGTGTGGCAGCGGATCACCCCGCTGACCGCCGGGCTCACGGTCGGCGTGCTCGCCGCGTGCACGGCCGCGCTCTGGTTCACGCTCGCCAAGGACGACCACCACGCCGCCGCACAGGGGACCTCGGCCTCGGAGTCCGCCTCGGTGGAGGACACGTCCGGTGGGCCGGGCGCGGGCGAGGAGTCCCCCGTCGAACCGATCGGAGAGGGCCCTTCGCCCACGGACGAGGAGACCGACCCGGCGACGGCAGGCCCCGGCTACGCGCGCGTGGACGACGTCGAGGGCGGCTTCACCGTCGTCGTGCCCGAGGAGTGGCAGAACCGCACCGAGGACGACCACGGCGTCTACTACACCTCGGCGGACGGCACCTCGCTGCTCCAGATCTGGCAGGTCACCGGGGTCGGCAGCGCCTTGGACGCGGTCCGCACCGCCTCCGAGTCCCGCAGCGCCAGTCCCGGGTTCCAGGAGATCAGCGTGGAGGAGGTGGATTCCCCGGACGGCGGTGACGCCGCCGAACTGGTCTACGCGTACGACCACGAGGCGACCGGCACCCGGCGCCAGGTGATCGACCGGGTGTTCACCGCGTCGGACGGCAAGCTGTACGCCCTGCTGGTCGCCGCCCCGGACACGGAGTGGCCGCTCCACGAGGAGATCCTCGCCGAGGCGGTCGCTGGCTTCGCACCGCGGGGCCCGGCTCACTGA